From Xyrauchen texanus isolate HMW12.3.18 chromosome 12, RBS_HiC_50CHRs, whole genome shotgun sequence, one genomic window encodes:
- the LOC127652881 gene encoding primary amine oxidase, liver isozyme-like, whose product MNSLLKYLLILLGLISVIINIVLVCLNSNRRPKCLSQPQESLQVRHSDKSLIFADLTAEEYKLVRDYMWAQNDLKISHSATARPSENFIFLIDLLLPKKADALRYLDANGQKPPREATVVVFHGVHGGYLKEYIVGPLPGPRQHRDVTREKYGTTTLPFTARPVTIGEYVQLFQLLDQVFKQLEKPLKESFGYIPKERELLPFEGMPRGVKAGERKTWISFFRDYSGMYIHPVGFEILIDHKSIFSSDWTVEKLLYNGEYFDSIDAFKNKYEAGAVKKIVYKEIPNYASLKPKSKPSGLGPHQYYLRGKRFSVKNNQVIYLDWSFAFGLSSLTGMRVFDIRFKGERIVYELSVQEAMSVYGSITPGMMLTKFLDSSIGIGRFAHELVRGIDCPYAATYVDTYRYIDTNVTLRSRNSICVFEHDAGRPLRRHFSDFFHNGYGGMANSALVFRTITAIGNYDYIWDFIFYQSGSVEAKVHATGYISSSFKMNGSLEYGHQVAENVIGNIHTHFINFKVDLDILGVKNVFQTKDMVYKEVPLPWSPSYNAKIPQLLEQQIRTEKEAAMLHNSKTPRYLHIASNHTNRWGHQRSYRLQVVSFAGDHLPESEPEEKSMSWARYKVAITKHKDTEQTSSSLYSQNYMWSPYVDFSKYIEDNEKIDNEDLVAWVTTGFLHIPHAEDIPNTVTVGNGGGVILRPHNYFDEDPSIHSPDGVYFSPGSESDCEYNTMACLEKDMCSSTLEPFTYHGFEGVMKFE is encoded by the exons ATGAATTCTCTATTAAAATACTTACTGATACTTCTGGGACTTATCTCGGTGATCATTAACATCGTGTTGGTTTGCCTGAATTCAAATAGGCGTCCAAAATGCCTGTCCCAGCCGCAAGAATCCTTACAAGTCAGACACTCGGATAAAAGTCTAATTTTCGCGGACCTCACTGCAGAGGAGTACAAGTTAGTTCGCGATTACATGTGGGCTCAAAATGACCTCAAGATCTCCCATTCAGCCACTGCGAGACCCTCAGAGAATTTCATCTTTTTAATCGACCTCTTGCTCCCGAAAAAGGCTGACGCACTGCGCTACTTAGACGCCAACGGACAGAAGCCGCCGCGTGAAGCTACTGTTGTTGTGTTCCACGGCGTTCACGGTGGTTACCTGAAGGAGTACATAGTGGGACCTTTGCCTGGTCCACGGCAGCATAGGGATGTTACTCGGGAGAAGTATGGTACTACAACCTTACCCTTCACAGCCCGTCCGGTAACAATTGGAGAGTATGTTCAACTCTTCCAACTCCTTGATCAAGTTTTCAAACAACTTGAAAAGCCACTGAAGGAAAGTTTTGGTTACATACCAAAAGAGCGGGAATTGCTGCCGTTTGAGGGTATGCCTAGAGGCGTAAAGGCTGGTGAGCGCAAAACATGGATATCTTTTTTTCGCGATTACAGTGGCATGTACATTCATCCCGTAGGCTTCGAAATCTTGATTGACCACAAGAGCATCTTCTCGTCAGACTGGACAGTTGAGAAGCTACTGTACAATGGCGAATATTTCGACAGCATTGacgcatttaaaaataaatatgaagcaGGTGCTGTAAAAAAGATAGTCTACAAAGAAATCCCAAATTACGCGTCACTGAAGCCGAAGAGTAAACCCTCGGGTTTAGGACCACACCAGTATTATCTTAGAGGCAAACGTTTCAGCGTTAAAAACAACCAGGTGATTTATTTAGACTGGAGTTTTGCATTTGGCTTGAGTTCTCTGACTGGTATGAGGGTTTTTGATATTCGCTTTAAAGGGGAGAGGATAGTGTACGAGCTCAGCGTGCAGGAGGCGATGTCTGTCTATGGCTCTATCACACCTGGGATGATGCTCACGAAGTTCCTCGACTCAAGCATCGGAATCGGTCGCTTTGCGCACGAGCTGGTGCGCGGAATCGACTGTCCGTACGCTGCCACATATGTCGACACGTACCGTTATATTGACACAAATGTCACGCTGCGTTCCAGAAACTCCATCTGCGTGTTTGAGCACGACGCTGGCCGACCTCTGCGACGACACTTTTCAGATTTTTTCCATAATGGTTATGGTGGTATGGCAAACAGCGCTCTGGTGTTTCGCACTATCACTGCTATAGGGAACTATGATTACATATGGGACTTCATCTTCTATCAAAGCGGCTCCGTGGAGGCAAAGGTTCACGCCACTGGCTATATATCATCCTCCTTTAAGATGAATGGAAGTCTGGAGTATGGTCACCAGGTTGCAGAAAATGTCATTGGGAATATCCATACACATTTTATCAACTTCAAAGTCGATTTGGATATCTTAG gtgtGAAGAATGTGTTTCAGACTAAAGACATGGTGTATAAGGAGGTGCCATTACCATGGTCACCCTCATACAATGCAAAGATACCACAGCTGTTGGAGCAGCAAATCAGGACAGAGAAAGAGGCTGCAATGCTGCATAATAGCAAAACACCTCGTTACCTTCATATAGCCAGCAACCACACCAACCGCTGGGGCCACCAGCGCTCTTACAGGCTTCAGGTGGTGAGCTTTGCTGGGGATCACCTCCCTGAAAGTGAGCCTGAAGAGAAGTCCATGTCCTGGGCTCG GTATAAAGTTGCTATAACCAAGCATAAAGATACAGAGCAGACAAGCAGCAGCCTGTACAGTCAGAATTACATGTGGTCCCCATATGTTGACTTCAGCAAGTATATTGAAGACAACGAGAAGATAGACAATGAG GACTTGGTTGCCTGGGTGACAACTGGCTTTCTACACATTCCACATGCAGAAGACATCCCCAACACTGTTACTGTGGGCAATGGCGGTGGTGTCATCCTTAGGCCGCATAACTACTTTGATgaagatccatccatccactcaccTGATGGAGTGTATTTCTCTCCAGGCTCTGAGAGTGACTGTGAGTACAACACAATGGCGTGCCTGGAAAAGGATATGTGCAGTTCCACACTGGAGCCATTCACTTACCACGGCTTCGAGGGGGTTATGAAGTTTGAGTAA